From a region of the Coffea arabica cultivar ET-39 chromosome 3e, Coffea Arabica ET-39 HiFi, whole genome shotgun sequence genome:
- the LOC113737047 gene encoding protein THYLAKOID ASSEMBLY 8-like, chloroplastic: protein MDSLKLSIPQVRLQRSFNISFSNQPMPPSRLKITCGLRKIGPRKPMWRSRVLSPEAIQAVQSLKLARSPDKLVEVFANRISRLLKADLLDTLSELQRQNEVELALQVFNFARKEVWYEPDISIYSDMILMLGKSSNIEMAEQLFGEIEKEGLRPDTRTYTEMIGAYFHVKMIEKAIESYESMKGSGCIPDKLTFRILIKNLEKSGEKELIATVKKDCLTYIEYPEKFLEEVEKTYPKRRLLNIV, encoded by the exons ATGGATTCACTGAAATTGAGCATTCCTCAAGTGCGTTTGCAACGAAGCTTCAATATCTCTTTTTCGAATCAGCCTATGCCACCATCAAGGCTAAAAATTACATGTGGGTTGAGAAAGATTGGACCAAGAAAACCAATGTGGAGGTCAAGGGTGTTGTCTCCGGAAGCCATACAAGCTGTCCAGTCTTTGAAATTAGCAAGATCTCCAGACAAATTAGTAGAGGTCTTTGCTAATAGAATAAGCAGGCTTCTGAAGGCTGACTTGTTGGATACTTTATCAGAGCTGCAAAGGCAAAACGAAGTAGAATTAGCCCTTCAG GTGTTTAATTTTGCAAGAAAAGAAGTTTGGTATGAACCAGATATATCTATTTACAGTGACATGATCCTGATGTTGGGAAAGAGCAGCAATATTGAAATGGCTGAACAGCTTTTTGGTGAGATAGAGAAAGAAGGCCTAAGGCCTGACACCAGAACATACACTGAGATGATTGGAGCATATTTCCATGTcaaaatgatagaaaaggcaatAGAGTCATATGAATCAATGAAGGGATCAGGTTGTATTCCTGACAAGCTTACATTCAGGATCTTGATAAAGAACCTTGAAAAATCTGGCGAAAAAGAACTTATAGCTACAGTGAAGAAAGATTGTCTCACCTATATTGAGTACCCTGAGAAATTTCTTGAAGAGGTTGAAAAGACATAT CCAAAGCGAAGGTTACTCAACATTGTTTGA